One genomic segment of Intestinimonas butyriciproducens includes these proteins:
- a CDS encoding SPFH domain-containing protein codes for MALFDVIQYDGDNGTFLWKHPSEDFNMLSQLIVHQSQEAVFLKDGRVLDLFGPGRYTLDSDNLPLLSALVNLPFGGTSPFHCEVYFINKSDQMAIKWGTDSKVEYLEPTYRFPIQIGACGEMSLRVRDSYKLLTRLVGVDDVLTREGLSRYFRSAVITRVKTCLAQYMRESGVSIFEIDSHLEALSQKLQEQLAPDFEEYGLSLERFYVMTVLKPEEDPTYRKFKDLYFRQYADIAEAELRQRVSAIDQATAAQKLTAQAKAMAEKRSIEGYTYQQERTLDVAEAMAGSGGAGALGSMGMELGIMTGVSRQVGQVMDSVLRTPASPPPGTVPPPAASAAAPAEGAAAFCGNCGHAFAGSENFCPKCGGKRSRP; via the coding sequence ATGGCGCTTTTTGATGTCATCCAATATGATGGCGACAACGGCACGTTTCTCTGGAAGCACCCCAGTGAAGATTTCAACATGCTCTCACAGCTGATCGTCCACCAGTCCCAGGAGGCCGTCTTTCTCAAGGATGGGCGTGTTCTGGACCTGTTCGGGCCCGGGCGGTATACGCTGGACAGCGATAACCTCCCCCTGCTCTCCGCCCTGGTCAACCTGCCCTTCGGCGGCACGTCCCCCTTCCACTGCGAGGTCTATTTTATCAATAAGAGCGACCAGATGGCCATCAAGTGGGGAACCGACAGCAAGGTGGAGTACCTGGAACCCACCTACCGCTTTCCCATCCAGATCGGCGCCTGCGGGGAGATGAGCCTGCGTGTGCGGGACTCCTACAAGCTGCTGACCCGCCTGGTGGGCGTGGATGACGTCCTCACACGGGAGGGGCTCTCCCGGTATTTCCGTTCCGCGGTCATCACCCGGGTCAAGACCTGTCTCGCCCAATACATGCGGGAGAGCGGCGTGAGTATTTTTGAGATCGATTCCCACCTGGAAGCCCTCTCCCAGAAGCTTCAGGAACAGTTGGCGCCGGATTTTGAGGAGTATGGGCTCTCACTGGAGCGCTTCTATGTCATGACGGTGCTCAAGCCGGAGGAGGACCCCACCTACCGAAAGTTCAAGGATCTCTATTTCCGCCAGTATGCCGACATCGCGGAGGCCGAGCTGCGGCAACGCGTCTCCGCCATCGACCAGGCCACCGCCGCGCAGAAGCTGACCGCCCAGGCCAAAGCCATGGCGGAGAAGCGCAGCATCGAGGGCTACACCTACCAGCAGGAGCGCACGCTGGACGTGGCCGAGGCCATGGCAGGCAGCGGCGGCGCAGGCGCCCTGGGCAGCATGGGCATGGAGCTGGGCATCATGACCGGGGTCAGCCGGCAGGTGGGCCAGGTGATGGATTCAGTCCTTCGCACACCTGCATCCCCGCCGCCGGGGACCGTCCCACCTCCGGCGGCGTCAGCGGCCGCTCCGGCAGAAGGGGCCGCTGCCTTCTGCGGTAACTGCGGCCATGCCTTTGCAGGCTCCGAGAATTTCTGTCCCAAATGCGGCGGCAAGCGCAGCCGTCCCTGA
- a CDS encoding histidine triad nucleotide-binding protein, which yields MSDCLFCKIIAGEIPSSKVYEDELCYAFHDIDPQAPMHFLVIPKAHIGSCGEITAENSAVVAHIFEVISKIAEEQSITDFRVVSNCGEQAGQSVHHLHFHVLAGRDMTWPPG from the coding sequence ATGAGCGATTGTCTGTTTTGCAAAATTATTGCCGGGGAAATCCCATCCTCCAAAGTGTATGAGGATGAGCTGTGCTATGCGTTTCATGACATCGATCCTCAGGCGCCGATGCACTTTCTGGTGATCCCCAAGGCCCATATTGGGTCCTGCGGGGAGATCACTGCAGAAAATTCCGCAGTGGTGGCCCACATATTTGAGGTCATCTCGAAGATTGCAGAGGAACAGAGCATCACCGATTTCCGCGTGGTCTCCAACTGCGGCGAACAGGCGGGGCAGAGCGTACACCATCTGCATTTCCATGTGCTGGCGGGGCGGGACATGACTTGGCCTCCGGGCTGA
- a CDS encoding DUF4250 domain-containing protein, whose protein sequence is MLPQDPFILLSFVNTQLRDRFDSLEALCEEHQCAPEELRKKLEAVGVRYDKAHNQFK, encoded by the coding sequence ATGCTGCCCCAGGACCCTTTTATTCTGCTGAGTTTTGTGAATACTCAGCTGCGGGACCGCTTCGACAGCCTGGAGGCGCTCTGCGAGGAGCACCAGTGTGCGCCGGAGGAGCTGCGAAAAAAGCTGGAGGCCGTCGGGGTCCGGTATGACAAAGCGCACAACCAGTTCAAATGA
- the alaS gene encoding alanine--tRNA ligase: MPTKKYGVNELREMFLQFFESKGHLRLPSFSLIPQNDASLLLINSGMAPMKPWFTGEQEPPCHRVCTCQKCIRTGDIDNIGHTARHGTYFEMLGNFSFGDYFKHEAIAWSWEFLTSPEWVGLDPERLYPSIYEEDDEAFEIWNKEIGIPAERIFRFGKADNFWEHGSGPCGPCSEIYYDRGERYGCGRPDCTVGCDCDRYMEVWNNVFSQFNNDGEGHYTELKQKNIDTGMGLERLAVVCQDVNSLFDVDTVMNITHKVTDITGARYGETREKDVSLRVITDHIRSATFMICDGVLPSNEGRGYVLRRLLRRAARHGKLLGVNEPFLYEVCDTVIHENEGHYPELRERQDYITKVIRTEEENFARTIDGGMKIFNDLLAGHKGKGETVFSGADAFKLYDTYGFPIDLTIEMAAEQGLSVDEEAFKALMQEQKERARKAREALGDLGWAGVEFGKDVPETQFVGYDHTSVDDARVAALVVENEQAEELMPGVEAIVVLDKTPFYAEMGGQVADHGAITAPGGALFQVTDVQKNKGGKYMHYGKLTGGVLKLGDTVAAAIDVPRRKAVMRAHSATHLLDKALRAVLGDHVQQAGSLVEPDRLRFDFTHFSAMTTEELQKVEDMVNEAVLEGYEVCTDVLPIEEAKQRGAIALFGEKYGDTVRVVDMGHGYSVEFCGGTHLDNTAKVGVFHILSEFSVASGVRRIEAITGHATLACIRDNCCTINAVSEALKTKPAELVQKALQESQEIRELRHAVESFKTREAVGEASNFLMGAREVGGLKVLTATLNDAEAERLRKMGDFLRDKDQRVVAVLSSVKDGKITFLCVCGKEAVAKGIKAGDIIKKVTSLCGGKGGGKPDSAMGGGSDVLKLDNALATVDEFVHEKLGL; this comes from the coding sequence ATGCCCACAAAAAAGTATGGAGTCAATGAGCTCCGGGAGATGTTCCTGCAATTCTTTGAGAGCAAGGGGCATCTCCGCCTGCCAAGCTTTTCCCTGATCCCCCAGAACGATGCGTCCCTGCTGCTCATCAACTCCGGTATGGCGCCTATGAAGCCCTGGTTTACCGGAGAGCAGGAGCCCCCCTGCCATCGGGTGTGCACCTGCCAGAAGTGCATCCGTACCGGCGATATTGACAACATCGGCCACACCGCCCGCCACGGCACCTATTTTGAGATGCTGGGCAACTTCTCCTTCGGCGACTACTTCAAGCACGAGGCTATCGCCTGGAGCTGGGAGTTCCTCACCTCGCCCGAGTGGGTGGGGCTGGACCCGGAGCGGCTCTATCCCTCCATCTATGAGGAGGACGACGAGGCCTTTGAGATCTGGAACAAGGAGATTGGGATCCCCGCCGAGCGCATTTTCCGCTTCGGCAAGGCCGACAACTTCTGGGAGCACGGTTCCGGTCCCTGCGGCCCCTGCTCGGAGATCTACTACGACCGGGGCGAGCGGTACGGCTGCGGCCGACCGGACTGTACCGTCGGCTGCGACTGCGACCGGTATATGGAGGTCTGGAACAACGTCTTTTCTCAGTTCAATAACGACGGTGAGGGGCACTATACCGAGCTCAAACAGAAGAACATCGATACCGGTATGGGTTTGGAGCGTCTGGCCGTGGTGTGCCAGGACGTGAACTCGCTGTTTGACGTGGACACCGTTATGAACATCACCCACAAGGTCACGGATATCACCGGCGCCCGCTATGGCGAGACGCGGGAGAAGGATGTGTCCCTGCGGGTCATCACCGATCACATCCGGTCGGCCACCTTCATGATCTGCGACGGTGTGCTGCCCTCCAACGAGGGCCGGGGCTATGTGCTGCGCCGCCTCCTGCGCCGGGCTGCCCGCCACGGCAAGCTGCTGGGCGTCAACGAGCCTTTCCTCTACGAGGTGTGCGATACGGTCATCCATGAGAACGAGGGGCACTATCCCGAGCTTCGGGAACGCCAGGACTATATCACCAAGGTCATCCGCACAGAGGAGGAGAACTTCGCCCGCACCATCGACGGGGGCATGAAGATTTTCAATGATCTGCTGGCAGGCCACAAGGGCAAGGGAGAGACCGTTTTTTCCGGCGCCGACGCCTTCAAGCTCTATGATACCTACGGCTTCCCCATCGACCTCACCATCGAGATGGCGGCCGAGCAGGGCCTGAGCGTGGATGAAGAGGCCTTCAAGGCCCTGATGCAGGAGCAGAAGGAGCGGGCCCGTAAGGCCCGTGAGGCTTTGGGTGATCTGGGCTGGGCCGGCGTGGAGTTCGGCAAGGATGTGCCCGAGACACAGTTCGTGGGATATGACCACACCTCGGTGGACGACGCCAGGGTGGCGGCCCTGGTGGTGGAAAATGAGCAGGCAGAAGAGCTCATGCCGGGCGTGGAGGCCATCGTGGTCCTGGATAAGACCCCCTTCTACGCTGAGATGGGCGGTCAGGTGGCCGATCACGGCGCCATCACCGCCCCCGGCGGCGCGCTGTTCCAGGTCACCGACGTGCAGAAGAACAAGGGCGGCAAGTATATGCACTACGGCAAGCTGACCGGCGGGGTCCTGAAACTGGGGGACACCGTTGCCGCGGCCATCGACGTGCCCCGCCGCAAGGCCGTCATGCGGGCCCACTCGGCCACCCATCTGCTGGATAAGGCCCTGCGCGCGGTGCTGGGCGACCATGTCCAGCAGGCAGGCTCCCTGGTGGAGCCGGACCGGCTGCGCTTTGATTTCACCCATTTTTCTGCCATGACCACCGAGGAACTCCAGAAGGTAGAGGATATGGTAAACGAAGCTGTGCTGGAGGGGTATGAGGTCTGTACCGATGTGCTGCCCATTGAAGAGGCCAAGCAGAGGGGGGCCATTGCCCTCTTTGGAGAAAAATATGGCGACACCGTCCGCGTGGTAGACATGGGCCATGGCTACTCCGTGGAGTTCTGCGGCGGCACCCATTTGGATAATACCGCCAAGGTCGGCGTGTTCCACATCCTGAGCGAGTTCTCGGTGGCCTCCGGCGTCCGCCGGATCGAGGCGATTACGGGGCATGCCACGTTGGCCTGTATACGGGATAACTGCTGTACCATCAACGCTGTGTCAGAGGCGTTGAAGACGAAGCCCGCGGAGCTGGTGCAAAAGGCGTTGCAGGAGTCTCAGGAGATCCGGGAGCTGCGCCATGCAGTGGAATCCTTCAAGACCAGGGAAGCTGTGGGCGAGGCGTCCAACTTTCTGATGGGAGCCAGAGAGGTGGGCGGGCTGAAGGTGCTCACCGCCACCCTGAACGACGCCGAGGCCGAGCGCCTGCGTAAGATGGGCGACTTCCTGCGGGATAAGGATCAGCGTGTGGTGGCCGTCCTCTCCTCTGTAAAGGACGGAAAGATCACATTCCTGTGCGTCTGCGGCAAAGAGGCCGTGGCCAAGGGCATCAAGGCCGGGGACATCATCAAGAAGGTCACGTCCCTCTGCGGCGGCAAGGGCGGCGGCAAGCCGGATTCCGCCATGGGCGGCGGCTCCGATGTGCTGAAGCTGGACAACGCGCTGGCCACCGTGGACGAATTTGTCCACGAGAAGCTGGGTCTGTAA
- a CDS encoding peptidase U32 family protein, whose protein sequence is MGMELLAPAGDMERLRMAVTYGADAVYLAGNDFGMRAFAGNFDRKGLREAVALCHGNGVSVHVTCNTMPRCGEVDRLPEWLEYLDAAGVDAAIVADLGVFRLAQRYAPRLKLHVSTQAGVSNHEAARAWHELGASRVILARELSLEEIREIRGRTPPSLEIEAFVHGAMCVSYSGRCLLSNYMADRDAQRGMCAQPCRYQYALMEEKRPGEYFPVYEENNETFIMNSRDMCMIDHIPDLMEAGLDSLKIEGRAKSSYYTAVVTGAYRRAVDAARAGEALDPVWRAELDKVSHRPYSTGFYYGPPGQYTGSARYIRDYQVCAVVETCDGAGNAVLSLRNKFSAGDSVELMGPGLRPVEFEAPPMEDTDGLPLMEPRRPEMKFRMRLPAAAKPLSLLRRRVDLSPKGTE, encoded by the coding sequence ATGGGAATGGAGCTTCTGGCGCCGGCGGGGGATATGGAACGGCTACGCATGGCCGTGACCTACGGGGCGGATGCGGTCTATCTGGCGGGGAATGATTTCGGGATGAGAGCATTTGCCGGCAATTTTGACCGGAAAGGGCTTCGGGAGGCGGTGGCGCTCTGCCATGGGAACGGCGTGTCCGTCCATGTGACATGCAACACCATGCCCCGCTGCGGCGAGGTGGATCGCCTGCCGGAGTGGCTGGAATATCTGGACGCCGCCGGCGTAGATGCCGCCATCGTGGCGGACCTGGGAGTCTTCCGCCTGGCGCAGCGGTACGCCCCCCGGCTCAAGCTCCATGTCTCCACCCAGGCGGGGGTCAGCAATCACGAGGCGGCCCGGGCGTGGCATGAGCTGGGGGCCAGCCGGGTCATCCTGGCCCGGGAGCTCTCCCTGGAGGAAATCCGGGAGATCCGGGGCAGGACACCTCCCTCCCTGGAGATCGAGGCCTTTGTCCACGGGGCCATGTGCGTGAGCTATTCCGGGCGGTGCCTCCTGTCCAATTACATGGCGGACCGGGACGCGCAGCGCGGTATGTGCGCCCAGCCCTGCCGCTATCAGTATGCGCTGATGGAGGAAAAGCGGCCCGGCGAGTATTTCCCCGTCTATGAGGAGAACAACGAGACCTTCATCATGAATTCCCGGGACATGTGTATGATCGATCACATTCCGGATCTCATGGAGGCGGGGCTGGACAGCCTGAAGATAGAGGGACGGGCCAAGTCGTCCTACTACACCGCCGTTGTGACGGGGGCCTACCGCCGCGCCGTGGACGCGGCCCGGGCGGGGGAGGCCCTGGACCCGGTGTGGCGGGCCGAGCTGGACAAGGTGTCCCACCGTCCCTACTCCACCGGTTTTTACTACGGCCCGCCGGGACAGTATACCGGCTCCGCCCGATACATTCGGGATTACCAAGTGTGCGCCGTGGTGGAGACATGTGACGGAGCGGGGAACGCGGTGCTCTCCCTGCGTAATAAGTTTTCCGCCGGAGACAGCGTGGAGCTGATGGGCCCTGGTCTGCGCCCTGTGGAGTTTGAGGCGCCCCCTATGGAGGATACGGACGGCCTCCCACTGATGGAGCCCCGTCGGCCGGAAATGAAATTCCGGATGCGCCTTCCGGCCGCCGCAAAACCGCTCTCCCTCCTGCGCCGCCGGGTAGACTTGAGTCCCAAGGGGACAGAATGA
- the mltG gene encoding endolytic transglycosylase MltG: MAYEERRPAGRRQEQPRERAVGRTPRKKRRRRGSAGGTLLYVAFVIGISTLLAAVGWVAANDVLALNKEERSAIITVAEGETFNEVVDDLKENGLIEFKSVFHLYSVFSHAADKITPGTYQLDTNMDYRAIVTNLGSKSPNRQKVTVTIPEGFTVAQIFGRLEEYGVSTVAKLNDMASTHDYNFSFLKEIPLGSPDRLEGYLFPDTYEFYLGEDPKTAINKMLVNFDRRFDDEMRAAAQEKGYSVRDIVIIASMIEKETDGTDQAHIASVIYNRLTNTSAETVGLLGIDATLVYALGRPITQDDYQTADTPYNTYKYQGLPPGPISNPGMVAIRAAMNPDSTSDYYYVLGNDGKHHFFKTLKGQQDFIAQQQVEKRSG; encoded by the coding sequence ATGGCATACGAGGAAAGAAGGCCGGCGGGCCGTCGGCAGGAGCAGCCTAGGGAACGGGCCGTCGGCAGGACGCCCCGGAAGAAGCGCCGCAGGCGGGGCAGCGCAGGGGGGACCCTGCTGTATGTGGCCTTTGTCATCGGCATTTCCACGCTGCTGGCCGCTGTGGGCTGGGTGGCCGCCAACGACGTGCTGGCGCTCAACAAGGAGGAGCGCTCGGCCATCATCACGGTTGCGGAGGGAGAGACCTTCAATGAGGTAGTGGACGACCTGAAGGAAAACGGCCTCATTGAATTCAAGTCGGTGTTCCACCTCTACTCGGTCTTTTCCCACGCCGCGGATAAGATTACTCCGGGGACCTACCAGCTCGATACCAATATGGACTACCGGGCCATCGTCACCAACCTGGGCTCCAAGTCGCCCAACCGGCAGAAGGTGACGGTCACCATCCCCGAGGGCTTTACCGTGGCCCAGATCTTCGGGCGGCTGGAGGAATACGGCGTATCCACCGTGGCCAAGCTCAACGATATGGCCTCCACCCACGATTATAATTTCTCCTTCCTCAAGGAGATCCCGCTGGGCAGCCCGGACCGACTGGAGGGCTACCTCTTCCCGGACACCTACGAGTTTTATCTGGGCGAGGACCCCAAGACCGCCATCAACAAGATGCTGGTCAACTTTGACCGGCGGTTCGACGACGAGATGCGGGCGGCGGCGCAGGAGAAGGGATACTCCGTCCGGGATATCGTCATCATTGCCTCCATGATCGAGAAGGAGACCGACGGCACAGACCAGGCCCACATTGCCTCCGTCATCTATAACCGCCTCACCAACACCAGCGCCGAGACGGTGGGCCTGCTGGGCATCGATGCCACGCTGGTCTATGCGCTGGGCCGCCCCATCACCCAAGACGACTATCAGACCGCGGACACGCCCTATAACACCTATAAGTATCAGGGCCTGCCCCCCGGACCCATCTCCAATCCCGGCATGGTGGCCATCCGTGCCGCCATGAATCCGGACAGCACCAGCGATTACTATTACGTTCTGGGCAACGACGGCAAGCATCACTTCTTCAAGACGCTGAAGGGTCAGCAGGACTTCATCGCCCAGCAGCAGGTGGAGAAGCGCAGCGGGTAA
- a CDS encoding 5-formyltetrahydrofolate cyclo-ligase — protein sequence MQSCTGAKDILRSRMRAAAAALTPEARRAGDRVLADRLLALPELKGAETVLLFCGVGTEPDTRPIAEALWAAGKQVLFPKCLPHRRMEARAVRGMEELVPGVFGIPEPGEDCPAVERGKIDMVLVPAVCYDRSRFRLGQGGGYYDRYLSGYGGATVGLCRDALLLERVPRERHDLPVERVLTESLCL from the coding sequence ATGCAGTCCTGTACCGGGGCTAAGGACATCCTCCGGAGCCGGATGCGGGCGGCGGCGGCCGCTCTGACGCCGGAGGCGCGAAGGGCCGGCGACCGGGTCCTGGCCGACCGGCTGCTGGCCCTGCCGGAGCTGAAGGGGGCGGAGACCGTGCTGCTCTTCTGCGGTGTGGGGACCGAACCGGACACCAGGCCCATTGCGGAGGCCCTGTGGGCGGCGGGAAAACAGGTCCTCTTTCCCAAGTGCCTTCCCCATCGGCGGATGGAGGCCCGGGCCGTAAGGGGCATGGAGGAGCTTGTCCCGGGCGTCTTTGGGATTCCGGAGCCCGGGGAGGACTGTCCTGCGGTGGAGCGGGGAAAAATAGACATGGTCCTGGTCCCCGCCGTGTGCTATGACCGGAGCCGATTCCGGCTGGGACAGGGCGGCGGGTACTATGACAGATATCTCTCCGGCTATGGAGGTGCCACTGTGGGCCTGTGCAGGGACGCGCTCCTGCTGGAGCGCGTCCCGAGGGAGCGCCACGATCTGCCGGTGGAGCGGGTCCTCACCGAGAGCCTGTGCCTGTAG
- a CDS encoding DJ-1 family glyoxalase III: protein MVYILLGEGFEEAEAILPADLLRRAGVEVSLVGLEGPVVTGSHGIAVTADVTLEQVDAEAMEMLVLPGGLGGVASIQMDLFATALIQKASDRGCWLGAICAAPSILAHMGILDRRKATCHPCVLDEMGSAAVQRDEQVVVDGRIVTAQAAGAAFPFGLKLVEVLRGREAAEQVRDAVLYRG from the coding sequence ATGGTATATATTCTGTTGGGCGAAGGGTTTGAGGAGGCCGAGGCGATCCTCCCGGCCGATCTGCTGCGCCGGGCGGGGGTGGAGGTGTCCCTGGTGGGGCTGGAGGGCCCTGTGGTGACGGGGAGCCACGGCATTGCCGTCACCGCCGATGTGACGCTGGAGCAGGTGGACGCCGAGGCCATGGAGATGCTGGTGCTCCCCGGCGGCCTGGGGGGCGTGGCCTCCATCCAGATGGACCTCTTTGCCACCGCGCTGATCCAGAAGGCCAGCGATCGGGGCTGCTGGCTGGGCGCCATCTGCGCCGCCCCCTCCATACTGGCCCACATGGGCATTTTGGACCGCCGCAAAGCGACCTGCCACCCCTGCGTGCTGGACGAGATGGGGTCCGCCGCCGTCCAGCGGGACGAGCAGGTGGTGGTGGATGGACGCATCGTCACCGCACAGGCAGCGGGAGCGGCCTTCCCCTTCGGCCTCAAGCTGGTGGAGGTCCTCAGAGGCCGCGAGGCCGCGGAGCAGGTCCGGGATGCAGTCCTGTACCGGGGCTAA